From Anopheles darlingi chromosome 2, idAnoDarlMG_H_01, whole genome shotgun sequence, the proteins below share one genomic window:
- the LOC125952813 gene encoding transcription elongation factor 1 homolog: MGRRKSKRKPPPKRKNIEPLDQQFNCPFCNHEKSCEVKMDKGKNSAKIICRVCMEEYQTNINFLSEPVDVYNDWVDACETAN; encoded by the coding sequence ATGGGTCGCCGAAAATCCAAAAGAAAGCCGCCGCCGAAGCGCAAAAACATCGAGCCGCTTGATCAACAGTTTAACTGCCCTTTCTGCAACCACGAAAAGTCGTGCGAAGTGAAAATGGACAAAGGGAAAAATTCGGCCAAGATCATCTGCCGGGTATGCATGGAGGAGTACCAGACGAATATAAATTTCCTCTCGGAACCGGTGGATGTATACAACGATTGGGTGGACGCTTGTGAGACGGCTAACTGA
- the LOC125952812 gene encoding bolA-like protein DDB_G0274169 — translation MLMRRAGREVFIHFRRTPEWPKAMSATRMENPIENAIRAGLSQELSPVHLEVVNESYMHNVPKGSETHFKVLVVSPQFEGLPLIKRHRLVNDIVKTQLAGDFVHALSIVAKTPQQWDPNYTLEPSPNCKGGFGK, via the exons atgctgatgagaagGGCCGGCAGAGAAGTATTCATACATTTTAGGAGGACACCTGAATGGCCGAAAGCAATGAGTGCGACGAGAATGGAAAATCCCATCGAAAATGCTATTCGAGCCGGGCTTTCGCAAGAGCTGTCGCCCGTACATCTGGAGGTGGTGAATGAATCGTATATGCACAACGTTCCGAAAGGCTCCGAAACGCACTTCAAAGTGTTGGTTGTATCACCGCAGTTCGAAGGATTGCCCCTGATTAAG CGGCACCGGTTGGTAAATGATATTGTGAAAACTCAGCTGGCGGGCGATTTCGTGCACGCGCTATCGATTGTCGCCAAAACGCCGCAACAGTGGGATCCCAATTATACCCTGGAACCCAGCCCCAACTGCAAGGGTGGTTTCGGCAAGTGA